The following coding sequences are from one Rhineura floridana isolate rRhiFlo1 chromosome 2, rRhiFlo1.hap2, whole genome shotgun sequence window:
- the ZNF408 gene encoding zinc finger protein 408 isoform X3 codes for MEQSPGRSWPSDVRGCWPCCPVWWLPRGLALGPSLSAERELGVWCVGSALQPGALLLLLGPREEEQEGDASPERFLSACWKEDSPCNRISNWKSLVKQSRDKEEANVALVWISGELHIRVCCPIAAGTELLYWLTEAQASPACLENNTPASISDWIIFTERKKVQKQLAKTITVKAEALAQKRDASLDGNAINSFAGASDIPKVVEQKARGHCLPLLDKKLSMKQSLGSDNDHKKRNENASPQCELRESKAQHRENQPLVNCSVVEEDGSNEDGGLHPQTEQLKEILSEAKLTEICLQSPPSNAIHLSAHLAEKMEVLGGQSCAGVPSEYAMSTPGNTVEEQSENPKQEEGPRSNNGCAPQLREAGSERRYQCEECGKAFLQLCHLKKHRFVHTDHKPFLCTECGKSYSSEESFKAHMLGHRGVRPFPCPQCHKTYGTKRDLQEHQVLHTGQRPFVCPDCGKSFARRPSLRIHRKTHQAKEPSLSPSAACQCVICGRHLANPGSLRNHMRLHTGERPYTCPYCPKSFRQQGNLRGHLRLHTGERPYRCHFCGDAFPQRPELRRHLISHTVSSCI; via the exons ATGGAGCAGAGCCCTGGCCGGA GTTGGCCCTCGGATGTACGCGGTTGTTGGCCCTGCTGTCCTGTATGGTGGCTCCCGCGGGGCTTAGCCCTCGGTCCATCCCTGTCCGCCGAGAGAGAGCTTGGCGTGTGGTGTGTGGGCAGCGCCTTACAGCCAGGGGCGCTGCTGCTCTTGTTAGGGCCACGGGAAGAGGAACAGGAGGGGGACGCTTCCCCGGAG CGTTTTCTATCAGCCTGCTGGAAAGAGGATTCTCCTTGCAATAGGATATCAAACTGGAAGAG CCTGGTGAAACAAAGCCGAGATAAAGAGGAGGCAAATGTGGCATTAGTATGGATCAGTGGGGagctccacatccgagtatgcTGCCCCATTGCTGCTGGCACTGAATTGCTGTACTGGTTAACAGAGGCCCAGGCCAGTCCTGCCTGCCTGGAAAATAACACACCAGCGAGTATATCAGATTGGATAATTTTCACAGAGAGGAAAAAAGTACAGAAACAGCTAGCTAAGACCATCACTGTGAAAGCAGAGGCTTTGGCACAGAAAAGAGATGCTTCCCTAGATGGAAATGCAATAAATTCGTTTGCAG GTGCTTCTGATATTCCCAAGGTTGTGGAGCAGAAAGCCAGAggccattgtcttcctctgctgGATAAGAAGCTATCAATGAAACAATCTCTTGGCTCAGACAATGATCACAAGAAAAGGAATGAAAATGCATCCCCCCAATGTGAGCTCAGGGAGTCCAAGGCTCAGCATAGAGAGAATCAGCCCCTCGTGAATTGCTCTGTAGTTGAGGAGGATGGAAGCAATGAGGATGGTGGACTGCATCCTCAAACAGAGCAACTGAAAGAGATACTATCCGAGGCAAAATTGACTGAAATTTGTTTGCAGTCACCCCCATCCAATGCAATTCACCTCAGTGCTCATTTGGCTGAGAAGATGGAGGTGTTAGGAGGCCAATCTTGTGCTGGAGTCCCCAGTGAATATGCCATGTCTACACCTGGGAACACGGTGGAGGAGCAGAGTGAGAATCCCAAACAGGAGGAAGGGCCTCGTAGCAACAACGGCTGTGCTCCACAGCTCAGGGAGGCCGGCAGTGAGCGACGATACCAGTGTGAGGAGTGTGGTAAAGCTTTCCTGCAGCTTTGCCACCTGAAAAAACATCGCTTTGTACACACCGATCACAAACCATTCCTGTGCACAGAGTGTGGCAAGAGCTATAGCTCTGAAGAAAGCTTCAAAGCACACATGCTGGGCCACAGAGGGGTGCGGCCATTTCCCTGCCCACAGTGTCACAAGACTTACGGCACCAAACGTGATCTTCAAGAGCACCAGGTGCTTCACACAGGCCAGCGCCCTTTTGTCTGCCCGGACTGTGGGAAATCATTTGCCCGACGACCCTCTCTTCGTATCCATCGCAAAACGCACCAGGCTAAGGAGCCAAGCCTTTCTCCCTCAGCTGCCTGCCAGTGTGTGATATGTGGGCGGCACCTGGCCAACCCTGGGTCACTGCGCAACCATATGCGGCTACACACAGGGGAACGTCCTTATACTTGCCCCTACTGTCCCAAGTCTTTCCGTCAGCAAGGCAATCTTCGTGGGCATCTTCGGTTGCATACAGGGGAGCGCCCTTACCGTTGCCACTTCTGTGGGGATGCCTTCCCACAGCGCCCTGAGCTGCGCCGTCACTTGATCTCCCACACAG TTAGCAGTTGCATATGA
- the ZNF408 gene encoding zinc finger protein 408 isoform X1 has translation MEQSPGRSWPSDVRGCWPCCPVWWLPRGLALGPSLSAERELGVWCVGSALQPGALLLLLGPREEEQEGDASPERFLSACWKEDSPCNRISNWKSLVKQSRDKEEANVALVWISGELHIRVCCPIAAGTELLYWLTEAQASPACLENNTPASISDWIIFTERKKVQKQLAKTITVKAEALAQKRDASLDGNAINSFAGASDIPKVVEQKARGHCLPLLDKKLSMKQSLGSDNDHKKRNENASPQCELRESKAQHRENQPLVNCSVVEEDGSNEDGGLHPQTEQLKEILSEAKLTEICLQSPPSNAIHLSAHLAEKMEVLGGQSCAGVPSEYAMSTPGNTVEEQSENPKQEEGPRSNNGCAPQLREAGSERRYQCEECGKAFLQLCHLKKHRFVHTDHKPFLCTECGKSYSSEESFKAHMLGHRGVRPFPCPQCHKTYGTKRDLQEHQVLHTGQRPFVCPDCGKSFARRPSLRIHRKTHQAKEPSLSPSAACQCVICGRHLANPGSLRNHMRLHTGERPYTCPYCPKSFRQQGNLRGHLRLHTGERPYRCHFCGDAFPQRPELRRHLISHTGEAHLCTVCGKALRDPHTLRAHERLHTGERPFRCHLCPKSYPLATKLRRHQKVHHGDKPHQCNICGMGYALPQSLQRHQLEHKESLEGDPSKTGPQELPASEQPAVLVVHSVDMAVPGNKAELLITNDGHYVTTQQSSAKQKDVIEIALSEAEKECIIVQEQGSSSDMFIIQEGVSFGTVAEVVEVEVGT, from the exons ATGGAGCAGAGCCCTGGCCGGA GTTGGCCCTCGGATGTACGCGGTTGTTGGCCCTGCTGTCCTGTATGGTGGCTCCCGCGGGGCTTAGCCCTCGGTCCATCCCTGTCCGCCGAGAGAGAGCTTGGCGTGTGGTGTGTGGGCAGCGCCTTACAGCCAGGGGCGCTGCTGCTCTTGTTAGGGCCACGGGAAGAGGAACAGGAGGGGGACGCTTCCCCGGAG CGTTTTCTATCAGCCTGCTGGAAAGAGGATTCTCCTTGCAATAGGATATCAAACTGGAAGAG CCTGGTGAAACAAAGCCGAGATAAAGAGGAGGCAAATGTGGCATTAGTATGGATCAGTGGGGagctccacatccgagtatgcTGCCCCATTGCTGCTGGCACTGAATTGCTGTACTGGTTAACAGAGGCCCAGGCCAGTCCTGCCTGCCTGGAAAATAACACACCAGCGAGTATATCAGATTGGATAATTTTCACAGAGAGGAAAAAAGTACAGAAACAGCTAGCTAAGACCATCACTGTGAAAGCAGAGGCTTTGGCACAGAAAAGAGATGCTTCCCTAGATGGAAATGCAATAAATTCGTTTGCAG GTGCTTCTGATATTCCCAAGGTTGTGGAGCAGAAAGCCAGAggccattgtcttcctctgctgGATAAGAAGCTATCAATGAAACAATCTCTTGGCTCAGACAATGATCACAAGAAAAGGAATGAAAATGCATCCCCCCAATGTGAGCTCAGGGAGTCCAAGGCTCAGCATAGAGAGAATCAGCCCCTCGTGAATTGCTCTGTAGTTGAGGAGGATGGAAGCAATGAGGATGGTGGACTGCATCCTCAAACAGAGCAACTGAAAGAGATACTATCCGAGGCAAAATTGACTGAAATTTGTTTGCAGTCACCCCCATCCAATGCAATTCACCTCAGTGCTCATTTGGCTGAGAAGATGGAGGTGTTAGGAGGCCAATCTTGTGCTGGAGTCCCCAGTGAATATGCCATGTCTACACCTGGGAACACGGTGGAGGAGCAGAGTGAGAATCCCAAACAGGAGGAAGGGCCTCGTAGCAACAACGGCTGTGCTCCACAGCTCAGGGAGGCCGGCAGTGAGCGACGATACCAGTGTGAGGAGTGTGGTAAAGCTTTCCTGCAGCTTTGCCACCTGAAAAAACATCGCTTTGTACACACCGATCACAAACCATTCCTGTGCACAGAGTGTGGCAAGAGCTATAGCTCTGAAGAAAGCTTCAAAGCACACATGCTGGGCCACAGAGGGGTGCGGCCATTTCCCTGCCCACAGTGTCACAAGACTTACGGCACCAAACGTGATCTTCAAGAGCACCAGGTGCTTCACACAGGCCAGCGCCCTTTTGTCTGCCCGGACTGTGGGAAATCATTTGCCCGACGACCCTCTCTTCGTATCCATCGCAAAACGCACCAGGCTAAGGAGCCAAGCCTTTCTCCCTCAGCTGCCTGCCAGTGTGTGATATGTGGGCGGCACCTGGCCAACCCTGGGTCACTGCGCAACCATATGCGGCTACACACAGGGGAACGTCCTTATACTTGCCCCTACTGTCCCAAGTCTTTCCGTCAGCAAGGCAATCTTCGTGGGCATCTTCGGTTGCATACAGGGGAGCGCCCTTACCGTTGCCACTTCTGTGGGGATGCCTTCCCACAGCGCCCTGAGCTGCGCCGTCACTTGATCTCCCACACAGGTGAGGCTCATCTGTGCACAGTCTGTGGGAAAGCCCTGCGTGACCCCCACACATTGCGGGCTCATGAACGTCTGCATACAGGTGAGCGGCCTTTCCGCTGTCATCTATGTCCCAAATCTTATCCTCTAGCCACAAAATTGCGCCGCCACCAGAAAGTCCACCATGGTGACAAGCCCCACCAGTGCAATATATGTGGCATGGGGTATGCCCTCCCCCAGAGCCTGCAACGTCACCAGCTTGAGCACAAAGAAAGCCTAGAGGGGGATCCATCCAAAACTGGTCCCCAGGAGCTACCAGCTTCAGAGCAGCCTGCTGTGCTGGTAGTGCACTCTGTGGATATGGCAGTGCCTGGAAACAAAGCAGAGCTCCTCATCACCAATGATGGGCACTATGTTACTACACAGCAGAGCTCTGCCAAGCAGAAGGATGTCATTGAGATTGCTCTCTCAGAAGCTGAGAAAGAATGCATCATTGTGCAGGAGCAGGGCTCCTCCAGTGATATGTTCATTATTCAAGAGGGTGTTAGTTTTGGCACAGTGGCTGAGGTAGTTGAGGTAGAAGTGGGCACATGA
- the ZNF408 gene encoding zinc finger protein 408 isoform X2: MEQSPGRSWPSDVRGCWPCCPVWWLPRGLALGPSLSAERELGVWCVGSALQPGALLLLLGPREEEQEGDASPERFLSACWKEDSPCNRISNWKSLVKQSRDKEEANVALVWISGELHIRVCCPIAAGTELLYWLTEAQASPACLENNTPASISDWIIFTERKKVQKQLAKTITVKAEALAQKRDASLDGNAINSFAGASDIPKVVEQKARGHCLPLLDKKLSMKQSLGSDNDHKKRNENASPQCELRESKAQHRENQPLVNCSVVEEDGSNEDGGLHPQTEQLKEILSEAKLTEICLQSPPSNAIHLSAHLAEKMEVLGGQSCAGVPSEYAMSTPGNTVEEQSENPKQEEGPRSNNGCAPQLREAGSERRYQCEECGKAFLQLCHLKKHRFVHTDHKPFLCTECGKSYSSEESFKAHMLGHRGVRPFPCPQCHKTYGTKRDLQEHQVLHTGQRPFVCPDCGKSFARRPSLRIHRKTHQAKEPSLSPSAACQCVICGRHLANPGSLRNHMRLHTGERPYTCPYCPKSFRQQGNLRGHLRLHTGERPYRCHFCGDAFPQRPELRRHLISHTGEAHLCTVCGKALRDPHTLRAHERLHTVSSCI, from the exons ATGGAGCAGAGCCCTGGCCGGA GTTGGCCCTCGGATGTACGCGGTTGTTGGCCCTGCTGTCCTGTATGGTGGCTCCCGCGGGGCTTAGCCCTCGGTCCATCCCTGTCCGCCGAGAGAGAGCTTGGCGTGTGGTGTGTGGGCAGCGCCTTACAGCCAGGGGCGCTGCTGCTCTTGTTAGGGCCACGGGAAGAGGAACAGGAGGGGGACGCTTCCCCGGAG CGTTTTCTATCAGCCTGCTGGAAAGAGGATTCTCCTTGCAATAGGATATCAAACTGGAAGAG CCTGGTGAAACAAAGCCGAGATAAAGAGGAGGCAAATGTGGCATTAGTATGGATCAGTGGGGagctccacatccgagtatgcTGCCCCATTGCTGCTGGCACTGAATTGCTGTACTGGTTAACAGAGGCCCAGGCCAGTCCTGCCTGCCTGGAAAATAACACACCAGCGAGTATATCAGATTGGATAATTTTCACAGAGAGGAAAAAAGTACAGAAACAGCTAGCTAAGACCATCACTGTGAAAGCAGAGGCTTTGGCACAGAAAAGAGATGCTTCCCTAGATGGAAATGCAATAAATTCGTTTGCAG GTGCTTCTGATATTCCCAAGGTTGTGGAGCAGAAAGCCAGAggccattgtcttcctctgctgGATAAGAAGCTATCAATGAAACAATCTCTTGGCTCAGACAATGATCACAAGAAAAGGAATGAAAATGCATCCCCCCAATGTGAGCTCAGGGAGTCCAAGGCTCAGCATAGAGAGAATCAGCCCCTCGTGAATTGCTCTGTAGTTGAGGAGGATGGAAGCAATGAGGATGGTGGACTGCATCCTCAAACAGAGCAACTGAAAGAGATACTATCCGAGGCAAAATTGACTGAAATTTGTTTGCAGTCACCCCCATCCAATGCAATTCACCTCAGTGCTCATTTGGCTGAGAAGATGGAGGTGTTAGGAGGCCAATCTTGTGCTGGAGTCCCCAGTGAATATGCCATGTCTACACCTGGGAACACGGTGGAGGAGCAGAGTGAGAATCCCAAACAGGAGGAAGGGCCTCGTAGCAACAACGGCTGTGCTCCACAGCTCAGGGAGGCCGGCAGTGAGCGACGATACCAGTGTGAGGAGTGTGGTAAAGCTTTCCTGCAGCTTTGCCACCTGAAAAAACATCGCTTTGTACACACCGATCACAAACCATTCCTGTGCACAGAGTGTGGCAAGAGCTATAGCTCTGAAGAAAGCTTCAAAGCACACATGCTGGGCCACAGAGGGGTGCGGCCATTTCCCTGCCCACAGTGTCACAAGACTTACGGCACCAAACGTGATCTTCAAGAGCACCAGGTGCTTCACACAGGCCAGCGCCCTTTTGTCTGCCCGGACTGTGGGAAATCATTTGCCCGACGACCCTCTCTTCGTATCCATCGCAAAACGCACCAGGCTAAGGAGCCAAGCCTTTCTCCCTCAGCTGCCTGCCAGTGTGTGATATGTGGGCGGCACCTGGCCAACCCTGGGTCACTGCGCAACCATATGCGGCTACACACAGGGGAACGTCCTTATACTTGCCCCTACTGTCCCAAGTCTTTCCGTCAGCAAGGCAATCTTCGTGGGCATCTTCGGTTGCATACAGGGGAGCGCCCTTACCGTTGCCACTTCTGTGGGGATGCCTTCCCACAGCGCCCTGAGCTGCGCCGTCACTTGATCTCCCACACAGGTGAGGCTCATCTGTGCACAGTCTGTGGGAAAGCCCTGCGTGACCCCCACACATTGCGGGCTCATGAACGTCTGCATACAG TTAGCAGTTGCATATGA